A window of the Roseburia sp. 831b genome harbors these coding sequences:
- a CDS encoding YccF domain-containing protein has translation MSILGNILWFICGGLLSGLSWVLAGCLWCISIIGIPIGLQCFKFAGLAFFPFGKEVVYGGGAVSLIANIIWLIVSGIPMAVGNAVVGLICCITIIGIPFGKQFFKIAKLSLMPFGAEVI, from the coding sequence ATGAGCATATTAGGAAACATACTTTGGTTTATATGTGGTGGATTGTTGAGTGGATTGTCGTGGGTTTTGGCAGGTTGCCTGTGGTGCATTTCCATAATAGGAATACCGATAGGCTTACAGTGCTTTAAGTTTGCAGGTTTGGCATTTTTTCCGTTTGGAAAAGAAGTGGTATATGGCGGCGGTGCAGTTAGCTTAATTGCAAATATTATCTGGCTGATTGTATCAGGAATTCCTATGGCAGTTGGAAATGCTGTGGTAGGTCTGATATGTTGTATAACAATTATCGGAATTCCTTTCGGAAAGCAGTTTTTCAAAATTGCAAAATTGTCTCTGATGCCATTTGGGGCAGAGGTAATATAA
- a CDS encoding DUF4186 domain-containing protein, with protein MTKEEWYKQLFDRLDNSKFRSSFHLKQKDIDYINEKGLDTIRQHAKDFIAKREAPAYIANDGKQTPMRGHPVFIAQHATATCCRECIRKWHKMQPGRELSQVQQDYLVDVIMTWIQREMERQVHKS; from the coding sequence ATGACTAAAGAAGAGTGGTATAAGCAGCTGTTTGATAGATTGGATAATTCCAAGTTCCGAAGCAGTTTCCATCTGAAGCAGAAAGATATTGATTACATAAATGAAAAAGGCCTTGATACAATAAGACAACATGCTAAGGACTTTATTGCAAAGAGAGAAGCTCCGGCATATATAGCAAATGATGGCAAGCAGACACCAATGCGTGGTCATCCGGTATTTATTGCTCAGCACGCAACAGCTACATGCTGTAGGGAGTGCATCCGAAAGTGGCATAAAATGCAGCCCGGCAGGGAATTGAGTCAGGTGCAGCAGGATTATCTTGTAGATGTAATTATGACATGGATTCAACGAGAAATGGAGAGGCAGGTACATAAATCATGA
- a CDS encoding DUF6462 family protein, with amino-acid sequence MVTQLQPDVRAYLHGGEVIKRYIRVEEVAQEYGFSVEETEYIAKAASSLYKLTRIHLVKKERFDEFMKHIYKVPGTNKQIIKKFARIGEASIIYSIGRHRFIELATELKKCYKQASIVTGHIFYLPIMKEDVWRITKYQNGIEETLTIDQFRNFVLNK; translated from the coding sequence ATGGTAACACAATTACAGCCGGATGTTAGGGCTTATCTTCACGGTGGGGAGGTAATAAAAAGATACATAAGGGTCGAAGAGGTGGCTCAGGAATATGGATTTAGTGTTGAAGAAACTGAATATATAGCTAAGGCTGCAAGTTCTTTATACAAGCTTACACGTATACATTTGGTAAAAAAGGAAAGGTTTGATGAGTTTATGAAACACATATATAAAGTGCCAGGAACAAATAAGCAGATAATCAAAAAGTTTGCGAGAATTGGAGAAGCTTCAATTATATACAGTATTGGAAGGCATAGGTTTATCGAGCTGGCTACAGAACTAAAGAAGTGCTATAAGCAGGCTTCGATTGTTACAGGTCATATTTTTTACTTGCCTATAATGAAAGAAGATGTTTGGAGAATTACAAAATACCAAAACGGTATTGAAGAAACATTGACTATTGATCAATTCAGAAATTTTGTACTTAACAAGTAA
- a CDS encoding VOC family protein, which translates to MSLKNVLIIVDNIDESINFYEELFGLRVITRLEGNVIMSEGLVLQDVDVWYDSTKIHTTPHNNMTELYFEDNDIEGIIEKLESGKYVVSYVTELTELEGGQKLVRFYDPSGNLIEVRTPINYN; encoded by the coding sequence ATGAGTTTGAAAAATGTATTGATTATTGTTGATAACATTGACGAATCAATTAATTTTTATGAAGAACTGTTTGGACTGCGTGTGATTACAAGGCTGGAAGGCAATGTGATAATGTCTGAGGGGCTTGTGTTACAAGATGTAGATGTATGGTATGATAGTACAAAAATACATACAACTCCACATAACAATATGACAGAGCTTTATTTTGAAGATAATGATATAGAAGGCATTATTGAAAAACTGGAGTCTGGCAAGTATGTTGTAAGTTATGTTACGGAATTAACGGAACTTGAAGGTGGACAGAAACTTGTAAGATTCTATGATCCGTCAGGAAATCTTATAGAAGTACGCACACCAATTAACTATAACTGA
- a CDS encoding YaiI/YqxD family protein: MQIFVDADACPVVDIVETIAEKYNIPTTLLCDTNHILHSDYSDVIVVGAGVDAVDYKLISICHKGDVVVSQDYGVAAMALGKGAYAIHQSGKWYTNDNIDQMLMERHLNKKARRSSHKNHMKGPRKRTEDDDVRFGQSFEKLILIAKSKEGAQSGTL, translated from the coding sequence ATGCAGATATTTGTAGATGCAGATGCGTGTCCGGTAGTGGACATTGTAGAGACAATAGCAGAGAAATACAATATTCCCACCACATTGCTGTGTGATACAAATCACATTTTGCATTCTGATTACAGCGATGTGATTGTGGTAGGTGCAGGAGTAGATGCAGTAGATTATAAACTGATCAGCATTTGTCATAAAGGGGATGTAGTAGTATCTCAGGATTATGGTGTCGCTGCTATGGCTCTTGGAAAAGGTGCATATGCTATTCACCAATCTGGCAAGTGGTATACGAATGATAACATAGATCAGATGCTTATGGAACGACATCTTAACAAGAAGGCAAGACGCAGCTCTCATAAGAATCATATGAAAGGACCGAGAAAGCGTACAGAAGATGATGATGTACGTTTTGGACAGTCCTTTGAAAAACTTATACTGATAGCAAAGTCAAAAGAAGGTGCTCAGAGTGGGACTCTTTAA